AGTATGTACCGCGAATGTGCGTCGTCGGATTCGTGGACGGCTCGGGTTCGTATCGAACTCGAGTCGCGTGCTCCCAATGCAGTCGCTCGAGCGTCGAAAAACGAATAGAAACGAATCTCGAGACTCCAGACTTGATATTCGAGACTCGAGACTCGAGACTCGCCTCAGTCCTCGAGGACGATCTCGATCGAGACGTCGTTTGGAACCTGAATGCGCATGAGCTGTCGGAGTGCGCGTTCGTCGGCGTCCAGATCGATCAGGCGCTTGTGGACGCGCATCTCCCAGTGCTCCCACGTCGCGGTGCCTTCGCCGTCAGGCGACTTTCGCGTTGGCACCTCGAGCGTCTTCGTTGGCAGCGGGATCGGCCCGCTGAGGTTGACGCCGGTGTTGTTCGCAATCTCGCGGACGTCCGCACAGATGTTGTCCAGGTCGTTCGGGTTGGTGCCCGCGAGTCGAACGCGTGCTTGCTGCATTTATTTCTCGCTGACGCTCAGGACCTTGCCGGCGGCGATGGTCTGACCCATGTCGCGGATGGCGAAGCTCCCGAGTTCGGGGATCTCGCTTGCCGGCTCGATGCTGAGAGGCTTTTGCGGTCGGATCGTGACGACCGCGGCGTCGCCCGACTGGATGAAGTCGGGGTTCTCCTCGGAGACCTCGCCGCTCGAGGGGTCCATCTTCTTGTCGATGGACTCGATCGTACAGGCAACCTGGCTGGTGTGAGCGTGGAAGACCGGGGTGTAACCCGCGGTGATCACGCTGGGGTGCTGCATGACGATGATCTGGGCCTGGAAGGTCTCGGCGACGCTCGGCGGGTCGTCGGCGGGGCCGCAGACGTCACCGCGGCGGATGTCGTCCTTGCCGATGCCGCGGACGTTGAATCCCACGTTGTCACCGGGGCCGGCCGAGGGGACTTCCTCGTGGTGCATCTCGATCGTCTTCACTTCGCCGCTCACGTCGCTGGGCTGGAAGGAGACGTTGTCGCCGACGTTCATCGTCCCGGTCTCGAGGCGTCCGACGGGGACGGTCCCGATACCGGAGATGGTGTAGACGTCCTGGATGGGGAGACGCAGCGGTGCGTCCGACGGCTCCTCGGTCTCGGGCAGGTCGTTGAGGGACTCGAGGAGGGTACGGCCGTCGTACCAGGGGGTGTTGTCGGAGGCCTCGGCGATGTTGTCGCCCTCGAAGGCCGAAATCGGGATGAACGAGTCGTCCGAAACCTGGAACTGGACCTGGTTGAGGAGCTTGTTGACCTCGTCGACGACTTCCTTGTAGGAGTCTTCGGAGTAGTCGACGACGTCCATCTTGTTGATGCCGATGATGAGCTCGTTGATACCGAGCGTGCGGGCCAGGAAGACGTGCTCCTGGGTCTGGGGCGCGACACCGTCGTCGGCGGCGACGACGAGGACGGCGTTGTCCGCCTGGGAGGCGCCCGTGATCATGTTCTTGACGAAGTCACGGTGACCAGGACAGTCGACGATGGTGAAGTAGTACTTGTCCGTGTCGAACTCCTGGTGGGCGATGTCGATGGTGACACCACGCTCTCGCTCCTCGGCGAGGTTGTCCATGACGTAGGCGAACTCGAAGCCGCCTTTGCCCTTCTCTTCGGCTTCCTGTCGGTGCTGCTCGATGACGTGCTCGGGTACGCTTCCCGTCTCGAACAGGAGGCGTCCGACCAGCGTACTCTTTCCGTGGTCGACGTGGCCGATAATGGCCAGGTTCTGGTGCGGTTTGTCGCTCATTGTTGTAGCTCACGCGCAAAGGCGCTTATATCGGTCTCTTTTGGCCGATGCGGTTAAAACCATTTCGAAAGCGTATTCGTGCTACCCCGTCGCTTGCTTGCGGTTTGTGAGTGGTGCACACGCCCTGACGGTGTTCGTTGCTGATCGAACGGTCGCTCACTCGACCCGAGCGGCAGTGTGACAAACCACGGGGCGGCGGCACACGTACTCTGAGGTGTTCTCGCCCCCTCGGAGTCACCCCGCCTTCTCTCAGAGCCTCCCCACGTCCGAGAGCACCGCCGTCGCCGTCTCCGGGCCGCCCGCGCCGCGGCCGCTCGAGTAGAGGTCGCCCGCGTGGCGCGTCTGAATCTGGACGATGTTTCGCGTGCCGGAGACGGCCATCGCGCCGTTTTCGGGGACGAGTCGCGGGCCGACGCGCACCCCCTCGCGGGTCGCCTCCCCGACCAGGCGAATCGTCCGGCCGTCCTCGGTCGCGAGTTCGAGCGCGCTCGGTGGGACGTCCTGGATGCCGGTCACGTCGGCGTCCTGGAGGGAGAAACCGCCGTCGGCGAGGACGTTCGCCAGGATGACGCACTTGAGCGCGGCGTCGGTGCCGTCGACGTCGAACGCCGGGTCGGCCTCCGCGACGCCGAGGTCCTGAGCCTCCGCGAGAACGTGCTCGTACTCGAGGCCCTCGGCGGCCATCCGCGTCAGGATGAAGTTCGCCGTCCCGTTGAGGACGCCGCGAACGGCGGTGACTGCCTGGGGCGTGCAGTCTTCGATGGTCGAGAGCACCGGAATTGCGCCGCCGACGGCGGCCTCGAACCGGACGGACCCCGCGCTCTCTCGCTCGAGCGCGCGAACGTCTTCGTAGCGCTCGGCGACCGGGCCCTTGTTCGCGAGGACGACGTGTTTGTCGTCGGACAGCGCGCGTTCGACGTGGGAGAAGCCGGGTTCGGCGTCGCCGAGGGTCGTCGGGGTCGCCTCGACCAGGACGTCGTAGTCGGTTTCGAAGACCCGGTCTGGATCACTCGAGCCGAGGGATTCGTCACTCGCCGCTCGTTCGAGCGCCGACTCGACGTCGAGTTCCTCGTCGTCGGCGACGGCGGCCTGACTCGAGTTCGCCAGGGCGACGACCTCGTGGCCGTACTCGCCGGCGAGCTCCGCGACCGAACCGCCGACGGCACCGGCGCCGAGAATCGCGAGGCGCATCAGATCTCACCTCCCGACAGCGGCTCGATCAGGCTGAGTCCCTTCTCGTCGGCGAGCGAACGGAGGGCATCCAGGACGGTCTCGCGTCGCCCCGTGTCCACGGCGAGGCGAAGTCGTGCACTCGAGATTGCGTCGGTCCCGTCGGGAGCGTTCAGCGAGAGGTCGAGGACGCCGGCGTGGGCTTCGCCTTCGATTCGCGAGAGTGAATCCGAGAGGTCGGTCTCGACGAGGTGGCCGACGAGTACCACGGTCAGTTCCTCGCCGTAGCGCTCGGGCCCGGCCTGGATGACGTTGATACCGGCCTCGCGCAACCCGTCGACGACGTCGTCGAACCGGGCTGGGACGCACTCGAGGTCGACCTCGACGGGGATGTGGCCCCGCGGCGTGAT
This region of Natronosalvus halobius genomic DNA includes:
- the rpsJ gene encoding 30S ribosomal protein S10 codes for the protein MQQARVRLAGTNPNDLDNICADVREIANNTGVNLSGPIPLPTKTLEVPTRKSPDGEGTATWEHWEMRVHKRLIDLDADERALRQLMRIQVPNDVSIEIVLED
- the tuf gene encoding translation elongation factor EF-1 subunit alpha: MSDKPHQNLAIIGHVDHGKSTLVGRLLFETGSVPEHVIEQHRQEAEEKGKGGFEFAYVMDNLAEERERGVTIDIAHQEFDTDKYYFTIVDCPGHRDFVKNMITGASQADNAVLVVAADDGVAPQTQEHVFLARTLGINELIIGINKMDVVDYSEDSYKEVVDEVNKLLNQVQFQVSDDSFIPISAFEGDNIAEASDNTPWYDGRTLLESLNDLPETEEPSDAPLRLPIQDVYTISGIGTVPVGRLETGTMNVGDNVSFQPSDVSGEVKTIEMHHEEVPSAGPGDNVGFNVRGIGKDDIRRGDVCGPADDPPSVAETFQAQIIVMQHPSVITAGYTPVFHAHTSQVACTIESIDKKMDPSSGEVSEENPDFIQSGDAAVVTIRPQKPLSIEPASEIPELGSFAIRDMGQTIAAGKVLSVSEK
- a CDS encoding homoserine dehydrogenase — translated: MRLAILGAGAVGGSVAELAGEYGHEVVALANSSQAAVADDEELDVESALERAASDESLGSSDPDRVFETDYDVLVEATPTTLGDAEPGFSHVERALSDDKHVVLANKGPVAERYEDVRALERESAGSVRFEAAVGGAIPVLSTIEDCTPQAVTAVRGVLNGTANFILTRMAAEGLEYEHVLAEAQDLGVAEADPAFDVDGTDAALKCVILANVLADGGFSLQDADVTGIQDVPPSALELATEDGRTIRLVGEATREGVRVGPRLVPENGAMAVSGTRNIVQIQTRHAGDLYSSGRGAGGPETATAVLSDVGRL
- a CDS encoding amino acid-binding protein: MSDEYASGSSTTGTAADSEVEADDATAADREGNSPETDGGQQAYTVRLELVDEPGELLRALAPISEHGGNLLSIHHERGNITPRGHIPVEVDLECVPARFDDVVDGLREAGINVIQAGPERYGEELTVVLVGHLVETDLSDSLSRIEGEAHAGVLDLSLNAPDGTDAISSARLRLAVDTGRRETVLDALRSLADEKGLSLIEPLSGGEI